The DNA window GCGGTTGGCCGCAGCGCGGCCGGCGGCGAGGCAGGCGGGCGAGGCCGGCGGCGGGTGCTCGGCGACGGCTTCGACCTGGGTCGGGGGCTTCAGCGCGCCCGGCAGGCTGGCCTCGTGCCCGGCATATGTCTCTTCGAGCCCCGCCACTTTCAGATCGGGCACCAGCCCGTCGCTCTGCAGCCAGGCGCCGGACGGCCGGCGCAGGAACCAGCCGGTCGCGACCAGGGTCCGACCGTCGGGCAGAGCCTGATGGCCTTGGCTGATGCCCTTGCCGAAGCTGCGCGATCCGACGAGCGTCGCGCGCCCGTGGTCGCGCAGCGCCGCGGCCAGCACCTCGGCGGCGGACGCGGTGTCGGCATTGATCAGGACCACGACCGGGACCGACCGGGGCAGTCCTGTGGGGGCATGGGCCACGTGATGCTCGTCCGGATGGCCCACGCTCCAGAAGGTGGCGAGCGAGGCACCGTCGGGCAGCAGCAGGCCGGCGGCATCCTCCGCCTCGGAGATAAGCCCGCCCAGGTTGCCGCGCAGATCGAGCACGAGGCCGCGTGGCTGCGGCGAGGCGGCGAACAGGCGGGCAGCGGCGCGGCGCAGTTCCGGGCCGGCGTCACGGGTGAAGGCGTTCAGGCGCAGGACCGCGACGTCGCCGACGAGGCGCGCTTCGACGCGCGGGATCTCGACCTCGGCGCGGCTCGCCGTCAGGTGCAGGTGCCGGCCCTGGCGATCGATGTCGAGCCGGGCAGCGGCGGGCGTCTCCTCGTGCGAGAGCCGGGTGAAGCTTTTGTTGTCGATGTCGACCGCGCGCTTGCCGTCAAAGCCGGTGATGATGTCGCCGACCAGGACCCCGGCATGGACCGCGGGGCTGTTTTGATAGAGCCGGGTCACGAGATAGCCGGTCGGCACCGGCCGAACCTGGAATCCCAGGCCGCGGTAATGCTCGGCTGTGTCGGCGTGCTTCTCCCACACCGCCTCGCCGCCGGGCGGCTCCAGCTTGGAATGGGGGTCGAGCACGGCGGTCATGGCCGAAATCGCCGCGTCCGACAGCTTGTCGGCGTTGGCGTCGGGCTTGGTGGCGAGCGTGCGGAGATGATCGAGGACGTTGGTCTCGAGCGTCCTCGACCACTGCAGGTCGGGCCGTTGCGGCCAATCGGGGCGCGGCGCGCTGCCGGGTGTTAGGTTGGGGGTGCGCCCGGCGGCCGCGGCATCCATGCCCTCGGTCGCGGCGTCGGCCAGCACGGTCGGGTCGACCGGTACGACATAGCTGCCGAGGGTCAGGCGCCAAGCGGCGTCCAGCCGCGCTTCCGGGCCGGTCGTTGGTGGGGCGGGGCGGGCTCGCGGCGGCTGGTCGACGCAACCGGCAAGCCCGCTGAGAGCGAGGGCAACGGCTGAAAAGTGCGACCACGCGCGAAGCATCGTGACGTGCGGCTCCCGACTGTCGGTCTGTTAACAGACAGCAATGGTCGTCGAGAGAAGTAAACAGGATATTCACGACGGGCCCGGCAGCCAGGCTACCCACGGGCGAACGGCCACTACGAACGCACGGCCACTACGAACGCACGGCCAGAGCGTCGAGCCGGCCGAGACCGGCGAGGAGCGAGCCGATGCCGACGCTGCGCAACGGCAAGAACGGCTTGCCGGCCTGGCGGCACAGGCGCTTCACCGCTGCCGCCGCGTCGTGGCTGATGCAATCGACCGGGAAGCAGGCGACGTCGGCCCGGCTGACGAGGCCGGGCAGCAGGCCCGACCGGTCCTCGATGCCGCCGTCGTGATGCAGCAGCTCGATATCCGCGCGATCGGCAAAGGCGCGGAGCCGGCGGATCTCCGCCGGCCGGCCGCCGACATAGAGCAGGCTTTCGATGCCGGGCGGCAGCGACGGCCGACCGTCGCCGGCCGGCAAATCGGCGGACGAGGCTTCCGGCGGAGCGAGTTCGGCCTCGATCGCCGCCAGTTCCTCCGCCAGGGTATCGGCCCGGGCCCCGGCCTGCTGCCGGGCCGTCTCGCTCGCGGCCAGGTCGCGCTGCGCTTTCTCGGCGCGCCGCTCCGCACGCAGAGCGCGTGCCGCCTCGGTCCTGAGCCGCGCGTCGAGCTCGCCCACCAGGCGCCGGAGGGCGGCGACCTCGTCGTCTGCTGTCTCTGCAGACTTGCCGGTTGCGAGCTTATCGGCATTCCGCGCGACCGCTGCGGCCAGGGCGGCGTCGAGCTGGCGGATCGTCGCGTCGGCGGTCTGGATATGGGCCTGGCTCTTCTCGAGCTTGCGCTCGAGCTCGGCCTTTTCCTTCTCGAGCGCAGTCAGGCGCCGGATGTCCGCCCGGTTGGCGGCGCCCACCAGGTGGGACAGCATGTGCACATCGGCGAAGGCCTGCTTCACCAGCGCGTCGGTCGCGGCCGGATGGCTGAGGAGCGCCCAGTAGGCGCCGGGAATCTCGCCGGCCCGCTTGGCTTCGTCCCAGAATGCTGCGACCGCATCGGCCGACCGGGCGGCGGCGAAACGGTTGAGTGCGGCATGGTGCCGCTTGTCGAGCGCCTTCTGCAG is part of the Aliidongia dinghuensis genome and encodes:
- a CDS encoding S41 family peptidase; amino-acid sequence: MLRAWSHFSAVALALSGLAGCVDQPPRARPAPPTTGPEARLDAAWRLTLGSYVVPVDPTVLADAATEGMDAAAAGRTPNLTPGSAPRPDWPQRPDLQWSRTLETNVLDHLRTLATKPDANADKLSDAAISAMTAVLDPHSKLEPPGGEAVWEKHADTAEHYRGLGFQVRPVPTGYLVTRLYQNSPAVHAGVLVGDIITGFDGKRAVDIDNKSFTRLSHEETPAAARLDIDRQGRHLHLTASRAEVEIPRVEARLVGDVAVLRLNAFTRDAGPELRRAAARLFAASPQPRGLVLDLRGNLGGLISEAEDAAGLLLPDGASLATFWSVGHPDEHHVAHAPTGLPRSVPVVVLINADTASAAEVLAAALRDHGRATLVGSRSFGKGISQGHQALPDGRTLVATGWFLRRPSGAWLQSDGLVPDLKVAGLEETYAGHEASLPGALKPPTQVEAVAEHPPPASPACLAAGRAAANRPGDPQLLAAIAMLDCQHAIAPVMEAHTPLPAPAQPTRQSGAVATKAN
- a CDS encoding DUF2325 domain-containing protein — translated: MGQLKDAPAFSAVSDDELAAMLNAPAKRRSRIWDLAPNLHCSIVGTCLSTRELRQIVGKLGGRDLDALSDHEIHGEGVRLAGRHDDGGKLLQKALDKRHHAALNRFAAARSADAVAAFWDEAKRAGEIPGAYWALLSHPAATDALVKQAFADVHMLSHLVGAANRADIRRLTALEKEKAELERKLEKSQAHIQTADATIRQLDAALAAAVARNADKLATGKSAETADDEVAALRRLVGELDARLRTEAARALRAERRAEKAQRDLAASETARQQAGARADTLAEELAAIEAELAPPEASSADLPAGDGRPSLPPGIESLLYVGGRPAEIRRLRAFADRADIELLHHDGGIEDRSGLLPGLVSRADVACFPVDCISHDAAAAVKRLCRQAGKPFLPLRSVGIGSLLAGLGRLDALAVRS